From the genome of Bactrocera oleae isolate idBacOlea1 chromosome 2, idBacOlea1, whole genome shotgun sequence, one region includes:
- the LOC106618408 gene encoding multiple epidermal growth factor-like domains protein 10: MIKLIEWVVRIYIGILLAMRPAVAMIPEEIMEVACAEDEHCQYYEAKNVISSCVHGFCHCYDNQTMTDVTCKPNILRTNNIIGGNCPCNLPHAECHQSDHLCYCEDDYLPTKDRRRCIPKQVPLGEPCETDEQCLFSTVFSHCDESTKNCSCDAGFYRNDSMCLSQTKLRAKCDDRMRCSQHGPHNICLPDIGECVCEQGYVSANTSEDCLPGRKLHEACQDATQCYVFMGPGSTCDNGKCRCRVEYTLVTKKTTGNRYGITLEKVCKPFAEIGQYCSIDEHCHNGPEKEDEQLMECDHSECVCRFGIKNQVPCSSSTVSSVNINKILLWIILAMAGLQIHALRWEAQKTRSV, from the exons ATGATCAAATTAATCGAATGGGTCGTTCGGATCTACATTGGAATTTTGCTAGCTATGCGCCCAGCTGTAGCCATGATACCCGAAG aaataatggAGGTCGCTTGCGCTGAGGATGAGCATTGCCAGTATTAcgaagcaaaaaatgttatttcgtCCTGCGTTCATGGCTTTTGCCATTGTTACGACAATCAAACGATGACGGACGTTACCTGTAAACCAAAT ATTCTCCGCACGAATAACATAATAGGTGGTAACTGTCCTTGCAATCTACCGCATGCCGAATGTCATCAATCGGACCATCTCTGCTACTGCGAGGACGACTATTTACCTACAAAGGACAGGAGACGGTGCATACCTA AACAAGTTCCATTGGGCGAACCATGTGAAACTGACGAACAATGTCTGTTTTCAACTGTATTCAGTCACTGTGATGAGAGCACAAAGAACTGTTCATGCGATGCTGGCTTTTATAGAAATGACTCCATGTGTCTATCGCAAACCA AGCTCAGAGCCAAATGTGACGACAGAATGAGATGCTCACAACACGGGCCACATAACATTTGTTTACCAGACATAGGTGAGTGCGTTTGCGAACAGGGCTATGTGAGTGCAAACACTTCGGAGGATTGTCTACCGGGACGAAAGCTTCACGAAGCCTGTCAAGATGCGACTCAATGCTATGTGTTTATGGGACCAGGCTCTACCTGTGATAACGGCAAATGCCGTTGTAGGGTGGAATATACGCTTGTGACGAAGAAAACCACTGGAAACCGCTATGGTATTACCTTGGAAAAAGTGTGCAAACCCTTCGCAG AAATTGGCCAGTATTGCAGTATTGATGAGCACTGTCACAATGGACCTGAGAAAGAGGATGAGCAGTTAATGGAATGCGATCACAGCGAATGTGTCTGTCGGTTTGGCATCAAAAATCAAGTACCATGCAGCTCGTCTACGGTCTCAAGTGTgaacattaataaaattttgctgtGGATTATATTGGCGATGGCGGGTTTGCAAATACATGCGTTGAGATGGGAAGCACAAAAGACTCGCAGTGTTTGA
- the Vha55 gene encoding V-type proton ATPase subunit B → MSISAKQANREHVLAVSRDFISQPRLTYKTVSGVNGPLVILDEVKFPKFAEIVQLRLADGTIRSGQVLEVSGSKAVVQVFEGTSGIDAKNTVCEFTGDILRTPVSEDMLGRVFNGSGKPIDKGPPILAEDFLDIQGQPINPWSRIYPEEMIQTGISAIDVMNSIARGQKIPIFSAAGLPHNEIAAQICRQAGLVKVPGKSVLDDHEDNFAIVFAAMGVNMETARFFKQDFEENGSMENVCLFLNLANDPTIERIITPRLALTAAEFLAYQCEKHVLVILTDMSSYAEALREVSAAREEVPGRRGFPGYMYTDLATIYERAGRVEGRNGSITQIPILTMPNDDITHPIPDLTGYITEGQIYVDRQLHNRQIYPPVNVLPSLSRLMKSAIGEGMTRKDHSDVSNQLYACYAIGKDVQAMKAVVGEEALTPDDLLYLEFLTKFEKNFISQGNYENRTVFESLDIGWQLLRIFPKEMLKRIPASILAEFYPRDSRH, encoded by the exons ATGTCTATATCTGCAAAACAAGCAAACAGGGAGCACGTCCTGGCTGTTTCCAGGGATTTCATCTCCCAGCCACGTTTAA CATACAAAACTGTTTCTGGTGTCAACGGTCCTTTGGTCATTTTGGACGAAGTAAAATTCCCCAAATTCGCTGAAATTGTACAATTGCGCCTTGCTGATGGCACAATTCGCTCCGGACAAGTGCTTGAGGTGAGCGGTTCGAAAGCTGTCGTTCAAGTTTTCGAAGGTACTTCGGGCATTGATGCGAAAAACACAGTGTGCGAATTCACCGGCGATATTTTGCGTACGCCTGTGTCTGAGGATATGTTGGGTCGTGTGTTCAACGGCTCAGGCAAGCCCATCGACAAAGGTCCCCCAATTTTGGCAGAAGACTTCTTGGATATCCAAGGTCAACCTATCAACCCTTGGTCACGTATTTATCCCGAAGAAATGATTCAAACTGGTATTTCCGCTATTGATGTTATGAACTCCATTGCTCGTGGTCAAAAGATTCCAATCTTCTCAGCTGCTGGTTTGCCACATAACGAAATTGCCGCTCAGATCTGTCGTCAAGCTGGTTTAGTTAAG GTCCCCGGAAAATCTGTTTTGGACGATCATGAAGATAACTTTGCCATTGTGTTTGCTGCTATGGGTGTGAATATGGAAACTGCTCGCTTCTTCAAACAGGATTTCGAAGAGAACGGTTCCATGGAGAATGTGTGTCTTTTCTTAAATTTGGCCAACGATCCAACCATCGAACGTATTATTACACCTCGTCTAGCCTTGACCGCTGCCGAATTCTTGGCATACCAGTGCGAAAAGCACGTTTTGGTCATCCTTACGGATATGTCTTCATATGCTGAAGCTTTGCGTGAGGTGTCGGCTGCCCGTGAAGAAGTACCTGGTCGTCGTGGTTTCCCCGGTTACATGTACACTGATTTAGCTACCATTTATGAACGTGCCGGTCGTGTTGAAGGGCGCAACGGTTCCATTACACAAATTCCCATCCTTACTATGCCTAACGATGATATCACCCATCCAATTCCTGATTTAACTGGATATATTACTGAAGGCCAAATTTACGTTGATCGCCAATTACACAACAGACAAATCTATCCTCCAGTTAACGTGTTGCCATCGTTGTCACGTTTGATGAAATCTGCCATCGGTGAGGGTATGACTCGCAAAGATCACTCTGATGTCTCCAATCAGCTGTATGCCTGCTACGCCATCGGTAAGGATGTACAAGCCATGAAAGCTGTTGTCGGAGAGGAGGCGCTGACGCCTGATGATTTGCTGTACTTGGAGTTCTTGACCAAATTCGAAAAGAACTTCATTTCTCAG GGTAACTACGAAAACCGCACCGTCTTCGAATCATTGGATATTGGCTGGCAGTTGCTGCGTATCTTCCCCAAGGAGATGCTGAAGCGTATTCCAGCTTCGATTCTCGCGGAATTCTATCCCAGGGACTCCCgccattaa
- the LOC106618404 gene encoding histone H1-I produces the protein MKLFVRSLVETSDDEEDEEVSEDGSQDDSDEGEAEDDTDESNEDEHASDNTDIEKDSGAENTAGKQTIKNAGNSEASSSSEVDTLFKGVNAIQKIYGIKEEQPMKGPEFNVAKSPSKTKPMANGVSLPARLKNVSTEIMVLAAIRSLNERGGSSAIAIKKYVMNNYPQLDGPRTLKLIKNYIKKALVSGKLVQSKGTGLGGSFKVSPGTNRLEEQKERQNRKKLVKKPKRDQVAADPVKKQSKAAAKKIEKGEIKSAKVTKNAKAKGSKSAIKLKDGSESATKMPKISAALKATDPQPAKKTAKAKEAPLANGNPGKKTKGAKQNKTENVDSTSKETSKNNNPVAPNSATAVTKDEKGKTASASKKRETGKGKTTAMENIETGSGDADAVKPNKKTTAKKVKAK, from the exons atgaaattatttgtgcGCAGTTTAGTTGAAACTTCAGATGATGAAGAAGATGAAGAAGTGAGTGAGGACGGATCCCAAGATGATTCGGATGAAGGTGAAGCTGAAGACGATACTGATGAATCAAATGAAGATGAGCACGCTTCAGACAATACTGACATTGAGAAAGACTCTGGAGCAGAGAATACAGCAGGGAAGCAGACGATTAAAAATGCAGGCAACTCTGAAGCATCCTCAAGTAGTGAGGTCGATACTTTATTCAAAGGTGTTAATGCTATACAGAAAATCTATGGTATAAAAGAAGAGCAACCAATGAAAGGTCCGGAATTCAATGTAGCCAAGTCTCCAAGCAAGACGAAGCCTATGGCGAATGGCGTAAGTTTGCCCGCGCGCCTCAAAAATGTCAGTACCGAGATCATGGTTCTTGCTGCAATACGAAGTCTAAACGAGCGTGGCGGTTCCTCGGCCATTGCCATAAAAAAATACGTGATGAACAATTATCCCCAGTTAGACGGACCACGGACATTGAAACTAATTAAGAACTATATTAAGAAAGCTTTGGTTAGTGGAAAGCTGGTACAATCGAAGGGTACTGGGTTGGGTGGTTCATTTAAGGTGTCCCCAGGTACAAATCGCTTGGAAGAGCAAAAAGAGCGACAGAATCGGAAAAAGTTAGTTAAAAAACCTAAAAGGGATCAAGTA GCTGCTGACCCAGTAAAGAAACAATCCAAAGCGGcagcaaaaaaaatcgaaaaaggaGAGATAAAATCAGCAAAAGTGACAAAGAACGCAAAAGCCAAAGGTTCGAAAAGTGCGATAAAATTGAAAGACGGAAGTGAATCAGCTACGAAGATGCCAAAAATATCCGCTGCCCTAAAAGCAACCGATCCACAACCCGCGAAGAAAACGGCAAAGGCGAAAGAAGCACCTCTTGCTAATGGTAACCCGGGGAAAAAAACCAAAGGggccaaacaaaacaaaactgaaaacGTGGATTCTACCAGCAAAGaaacaagcaaaaataataatccGGTAGCTCCCAACTCGGCGACTGCTGTAACGAAAGATGAGAAGGGGAAAACAGCATCGGCATCGAAAAAGAGAGAAACCGGCAAAGGTAAAACTACTGCTATGGAAAATATCGAAACGGGCTCGGGAGACGCAGATGCCGTGAAGCCCAACAAGAAGACCACAGCAAAGAAAGTCAAGGCAAAATAA
- the LOC106618407 gene encoding uncharacterized protein gives MKKHHKNIDKPKEMLKSDLEYLKRRPANRSAHECVQDNSSGITSWSSNACMQYRKFSAEALVLRALKGLCERNGSSVVAIKKFIINHYPYVDGKFTLPVIRRVIKKALLKGKIVQSQGKNIDGLFKISAGEIRAEQQQQQFKHLKECIKLREQQKQELQRKMMKCRARDIQRHKAFEENQVAQRKRQKEVANAAKAGKARLTVEAAREILNFAQQQTGVFIPSLRLDAGTSKGIIQRPQIVDYADAALETAKVISSEQLKHAIIKATEYVPHIIGIDNNSLRRTPSIRHMPIKYEKTLRSPISSPVSVKGKITSEYLKLSDFLRDKTQVSGVAVNFRSSCAEPVVVTKNHVAGGRNARKVTKRSKGSTKANTRLPR, from the exons ATGAAAAAGCATCATAAAAATATAGACAAGCCCAAAGAAATGCTCAAGAGTGATCTGGAGTATTTGAAAAGGCGTCCCGCCAACAGGTCCGCACACGAATGTGTTCAAGATAATAGTTCGGGCATAACGTCCTGGAGTTCGAATGCTTGTATGCAATATCGAAAGTTTAGCGCGGAGGCCTTGGTCCTTCGAGCACTGAAAGGTCTCTGTGAGCGCAACGGTTCATCTGTGGTCGcgatcaaaaaatttataattaaccaCTATCCATATGTGGATGGAAAGTTTACACTACCTGTTATCAGGAGGGTCATTAAGAAAGCTTTGCTCAAAGGGAAAATTGTGCAGTCTCAGGGCAAGAACATAGACGGACTGTTCAAAATATCAGCTGGAGAAATACGtgcagagcaacaacaacagcaatttaaACACCTGAAAGAATGTATCAAATTAAGAGAGCAGCAAAAGCAGGAATTG CAAAGAAAAATGATGAAATGTAGGGCGAGGGACATTCAGAGGCATAAAGCCTTTGAAGAAAATCAAGTAGCTCAGCGGAAGCGACAAAAAGAAGTTGCGAACGCGGCCAAAGCAGGAAAAGCCAGGCTGACTGTCGAAGCCGCCagggaaattttaaattttgctcaACAACAAACGGGAGTTTTCATACCTTCCTTGCGGTTGGATGCTGGCACTTCGAAGGGAATAATACAAAGGCCTCAGATCGTGGATTATGCGGACGCGGCCTTGGAAACGGCGAAAGTTATCAGTTCAGAACAATTAAAACATGCAATCATTAAAGCTACCGAATATGTGCCGCATATAATAGGTATCGATAACAACTCCTTAAGACGCACTCCATCCATTAGGCACATGCCTATAAAGTATGAGAAAACATTAAGAAGTCCGATATCAAGTCCAGTCTCCGTCAAAGGAAAAATTACGTCCGAATACCTTAAGCTGTCGGATTTTCTTAGAGACAAAACGCAAGTTTCAGGTGTAGCTGTAAACTTTCGATCCTCATGTGCTGAACCTGTGGTTGTAACGAAGAACCATGTGGCTGGGGGAAGGAATGCGCGGAAGGTCACGAAACGCTCCAAGGGAAGTACAAAAGCCAATACTAGACTTCCCAGATAa